Below is a genomic region from Flammeovirgaceae bacterium SG7u.111.
GTTGAATTTTGGGGCAACAGCAGCCGAAACACCAAGGTATTTGTCCCATAAGCCCACATTGCCATGGGCGGAACCTACGTAGAAGTAATCCATAAGTCCGTAGAATTTGTGGTGTGTTCCGTAAAGCGGATTGAAGGCGTTAAAATCATTCCCCGCCGCATTCATATCTTGCCCCGAAAGGAAATCTGTCCCCGCATTTACCGCAAATTTTTCAGTAAGTTGATATTTGCCATAAATAGCCGCCATCCAAGCGCCCACATCTCTCTTGGCTGTATTTTCACCCGTTTGGTAATAAGCTGATCCTGTGAAGGTGAATGCACCTTTCGTTTTCACTATATTCGCGCCAAGCGTCTGCATACTTACCATGGAAGAATCTGAACCTACCTGAAAAGCTGTATTCAGCGCCAACACAGAAAGTTTGTATGCTTCGCCCAGCGCATTTTCGAAGCGCAACATTTGCATGGACTTGTAATTATTCCCTGGGGAAGAGTAAAAATTGCCCAATCTATTTTCGCCATCTTGACTATACGCCAACCCTGCATGAAGCTTCGTCTCGCCTTTTTCATACTTGAAAAGAGCGAGATCATGCCAACGACCCGCTTGGTGCCAATCTAGCCCGCCAAGTATCCGCTGGTCGTCGTAGCTCAGGGCTTGGCGACCAACTTTCAGGCTAAATTCAGGTGTAAACAGGTATTCTGCCCAAGCTTCATTGATCATGGTAGTAGACCCACTGTTATTGGTCACCTGCCCTACTTGGCCCCAAACAGCAACATTCTGAAACCCTAAACCAATTTTTATTTTACCACTGGTATAGCCCAAAGTCACCCTGCTTCGCTGGGAAATAAAATAGGCTGGGTCATCATCCTTATCACGTAAGGTAAAAGCACCATTTCTAAATTCGGTACGAGGACGAATCATCAAATCTACCGTCAGTTTATCTTTGGGAGCATCCGTAGCAACTTCTTGTGCATAGCCCGAATAAGCCATCAAACAAATCAAAAACAAGATAAGTAATAAATGTTTTTTCATAGTAATAAGGTATTGAATTTTCTAAATAAGATAAAACTAGCTTGAATAGGTATGAACGCTACTCTGTGCCGAGGGCAAATAGTTGATTCCAAACCAGCAAACCAGAAGCACTAAAAATGAGATACTTAAAGCCCAAAGCGCTTCTTTTCTTTTGGCAGGATGATGATGCCTCAAATGCATGTATATAAGATAACTTATCCAAGTCAAAAACGCCCACGTCTCTTTAGGATCCCACGTCCAATAATGCCCCCAAGCCTCTTTTGCCCACAGCGCACCAAATAACAACCCGAAAGTCAAAAAGGAAAATCCGATGTAAACAAGGTTATCGGCAAGTTTTAGAAAGTCTTTTTCTATTTTACCAAAATAAATGTGGTAAAGCCCTTTAACCGCTACCAAACATGAAGCAGCCAAAAGAGCGTACGAAAAGATATAAACGATGACATGAGGCACAAACCACGGGCTTTGCAGCGCAGGCATCAATGCTTTGTCATGCGTTTCGGGATTGAGGTAGTTGATGACCAAAAACAAAATGGCAAGCCCGACACTGTACCACAATATCCAAACATAATTCCACCTTTTGTAAATAAGGTAACCGATGATGGGCAAAAAGATAGAATACCAAAGTCGGGTCTCGCCCAAAGTGCGCATAGGTGGGCGGTCTAGCTCTTGCCAAAGCATGGCTATAAATGCGATAAACACGCCTACGCCTACGAGGTACACCAACTCCATCAAAGGCTTTTTCATGTTTCCTTTACTCAGCCCAAATGAACTTGAAATCCAGAGCAGGCTTGAAACAGCAGCAAAAAGTGGAAAATTAACCCATCCCATAGTTCAATATTTTTAATAAAAATCTTCGTTTTGAATCTCTTTGTTTTAGTGTATGCTTTTTATCGGAGAAAAGTACTTTATTTCTTCTCGCTACCAATTCTACTTCCTACCCAAAAGATGTAAACCCCGCCCAAAAGCATCATAAACACTCCCGTGTACACCACTGGCAACCAAGGGTCTAGCACCAGTTCTATCACGCTCAATTGTGACCATTTTCCATAGCGATCGTCGTAACTGAGTTGGTAAACTTTCCAATCACCTGCGCTCACAGGCTTGTTCACCTCAATGGTGATCTGTTCATTCTGCCCAGACTTGGTGTAGAGCTGGCAAATAGAGGTATATTTTTTTGGCTCGGGCACCGACATAGCCAAGGAATATTTGTTGTCCAATTTCAAAAACTGTCCTTGTTTCATGAAGCTTCCACAGGTAACCCACCCGTCAATTGCTTCTCCGCCAAAAGTTGTTTTTACAAATGCCGCAGGAGCTGAGCCTATTTCATTCACCCTTTCATAGCGCTCCTCTACCCGACCTGCCATAGGCAAAAACTGCTCTACATATACCTCAAACTCTCCCATTTTCAAGCTTTTCCCCTCTTCTAACATCTGCATATTATTCGAGATATCTTCCACTATTTTAGCATCTTCGCTTTCTATCACCACTAGCTTAGGGTTGTACTCTTCCATGTTGAACTCTTCCAACTTGAAAGCAACATCCATCGGGATTTTGTGACCATGTTCGTCTTTCGCCTCCCATACAGTTTGCCCTT
It encodes:
- a CDS encoding alginate export family protein, whose translation is MKKHLLLILFLICLMAYSGYAQEVATDAPKDKLTVDLMIRPRTEFRNGAFTLRDKDDDPAYFISQRSRVTLGYTSGKIKIGLGFQNVAVWGQVGQVTNNSGSTTMINEAWAEYLFTPEFSLKVGRQALSYDDQRILGGLDWHQAGRWHDLALFKYEKGETKLHAGLAYSQDGENRLGNFYSSPGNNYKSMQMLRFENALGEAYKLSVLALNTAFQVGSDSSMVSMQTLGANIVKTKGAFTFTGSAYYQTGENTAKRDVGAWMAAIYGKYQLTEKFAVNAGTDFLSGQDMNAAGNDFNAFNPLYGTHHKFYGLMDYFYVGSAHGNVGLWDKYLGVSAAVAPKFNLALNIHNFSSAGVIFANGEEQSKGLGTEADLTFTWGLAKNAKLVGGYSQMFASDSMEVIKGGGDSSLGQNWLWAMLIINPRIFESK
- the ccsA gene encoding cytochrome c biogenesis protein CcsA produces the protein MGWVNFPLFAAVSSLLWISSSFGLSKGNMKKPLMELVYLVGVGVFIAFIAMLWQELDRPPMRTLGETRLWYSIFLPIIGYLIYKRWNYVWILWYSVGLAILFLVINYLNPETHDKALMPALQSPWFVPHVIVYIFSYALLAASCLVAVKGLYHIYFGKIEKDFLKLADNLVYIGFSFLTFGLLFGALWAKEAWGHYWTWDPKETWAFLTWISYLIYMHLRHHHPAKRKEALWALSISFLVLLVCWFGINYLPSAQSSVHTYSS